A genomic window from Elaeis guineensis isolate ETL-2024a chromosome 3, EG11, whole genome shotgun sequence includes:
- the LOC105035689 gene encoding UDP-glycosyltransferase 73C6-like encodes MTNQIVINGRDDPKPHFVLVPLMAQGHTIPMIDMARLLAGRGVHVSVITTPVNAARIKTVIERVKASQLSIEFVPLPFPCSAVGLPEGCENIDTLPSKDHLHSFLDACALLREPLILHLKEQKLHPSCIISDVCHTWTGDVAQEFRIPRFAFNGFGGFSLLCRHIILTNELDKKTSDEMEVIVMPGFPHHLELLKAQMPGSFGGRGMEKFAEELKADQQRFDGMLVNTFDDLEALYIESFQKAIGKKVWTIGPMSLYNKDVADMAARGNLASIDENHCLRWLDSMKPNSVIYVSFGSLASPIPPQLVEIGLGLEASNHPFIWVIRAGDKSPEVEKWLSEGFEERVRSRGLIIRGWAPQVMILSHPAIGGFMTHCGWNSTLEGVTAGVPMVTWPHFAEQFVNEKLLVEVLKIGVAVGVKKMTRWGVESSEVLVKKDDVQKAVSTLMDEGEDGVERRKRAREMGKKARKAMEEGGSSYENMTLLIKQVQTDMLQLA; translated from the coding sequence ATGACCAACCAAATTGTCATCAACGGTCGAGATGACCCAAAGCCTCACTTCGTGCTGGTTCCATTAATGGCCCAAGGGCACACAATCCCCATGATCGACATGGCTCGTCTGCTTGCCGGTCGAGGTGTCCATGTCAGCGTCATCACCACCCCCGTCAATGCTGCTCGAATCAAGACCGTTATCGAGCGTGTGAAGGCATCGCAACTTTCGATCGAGTTTGTGCCTCTCCCGTTCCCATGCAGTGCAGTAGGCCTGCCCGAGGGGTGCGAGAACATCGACACCTTGCCTTCCAAGGATCATCTCCATAGCTTCTTGGATGCATGTGCTCTGCTCCGAGAGCCGCTAATACTGCACCTCAAAGAGCAAAAGCTGCACCCGAGCTGCATCATCTCAGACGTTTGCCACACTTGGACCGGAGACGTCGCACAAGAGTTCCGCATCCCAAGGTTCGCATTCAATGGCTTCGGTGGCTTCTCTCTTCTCTGCAGGCACATCATCCTCACCAACGAGTTGGACAAAAAAACATCTGATGAGATGGAGGTCATCGTCATGCCTGgatttcctcatcatcttgagttACTGAAGGCCCAAATGCCCGGGAGCTTCGGCGGACGAGGCATGGAGAAATTTGCGGAGGAGTTGAAGGCCGACCAGCAAAGGTTCGATGGCATGCTGGTGAACACCTTCGATGACTTGGAGGCTCTGTACATTGAGAGCTTCCAAAAGGCCATAGGGAAGAAGGTTTGGACGATTGGACCGATGTCGCTCTACAACAAAGATGTCGCGGATATGGCTGCGAGGGGGAACCTGGCCTCGATCGATGAGAACCATTGTTTGCGTTGGCTGGATTCGATGAAGCCAAACTCCGTCATCTATGTGAGTTTTGGAAGCCTTGCTAGCCCTATTCCTCCACAGCTTGTTGAGATTGGATTGGGGTTGGAGGCCTCCAACCATCCTTTTATCTGGGTGATAAGAGCTGGAGATAAGTCTCCGGAGGTGGAGAAATGGCTATCGGAGGGGTTCGAGGAGAGGGTGAGGTCGAGGGGTCTTATTATTAGAGGATGGGCACCGCAGGTGATGATCCTTTCACACCCGGCAATTGGAGGGTTCATGACGCACTGCGGATGGAACTCGACGCTGGAGGGGGTGACCGCAGGCGTGCCGATGGTAACATGGCCCCACTTTGCAGAGCAGTTTGTGAACGAGAAGCTGTTGGTGGAAGTGCTGAAAATTGGAGTTGCAGTTGGGGTTAAGAAAATGACCAGATGGGGGGTTGAGAGCAGTGAAGTATTGGTAAAGAAGGACGATGTACAGAAGGCAGTGAGTACATTGATGGATGAAGGGGAGGATGGGgtggagagaaggaagagggctAGGGAGATGGGGAAGAAGGCTCGGAAGGCGATGGAAGAAGGAGGGTCATCTTACGAGAACATGACTCTCCTGATCAAACAGGTCCAGACTGACATGCTCCAACTAGCATAG